A region of Corynebacterium mustelae DNA encodes the following proteins:
- a CDS encoding helix-turn-helix domain-containing protein, translated as MKGYSTREVADLLEVPVRTIQGWVSAGRIPGAFRTPGGRWRIPAAWVGGGVGEC; from the coding sequence ATGAAGGGGTATTCCACTCGTGAGGTTGCCGATTTGCTAGAAGTCCCTGTTCGGACGATTCAGGGCTGGGTCAGTGCTGGTCGTATTCCTGGTGCTTTCCGCACGCCTGGTGGGCGTTGGCGGATTCCTGCCGCGTGGGTGGGAGGTGGAGTAGGTGAGTGTTAA
- a CDS encoding SCO6880 family protein codes for MVDDQGVAVQYALGQPKQRTGIGGLPLNTTVAIAVGFGVFLVCQLAGARWWGFVVVIPVTALVAVLISVRVANRSLWEYVQIFVRDWRRCRRGADVYVSGGLSLVPGGRRRLPGLLARTEAVVGVDVLGREFVVVVDRPRREATVLLDVTFTGQTAMTQDERNAATAEWSRWLASLSLSGDVEQAVVVVGVRPGSGQLVAGEVSSIVDDQAPEIARRIVVEAAEAISHARPEVSGHIAVTVKVDGESLRDDAFLSQLGTRVPTWCSSLQWAGVLAEPMSYELAVARVHSFFNPAAEADFEELLLASEGHGVAWEDAGPLVARVRSGCYEHDGVVSVTWEMRDAPRSTFEDTLLRGLVAPHERIDRKRVVLCYRPFEAGAGASRVEAEHRDAMVAANSSKSITSAKAEMRLEHTEAARRAQARGAQLGRFSLFVTATVGDRGDLSRVCHDVEQLAAGSSIRLQVMKHQQDVGFQVTCGVGKVPWPYSSSMVGM; via the coding sequence ATGGTGGATGATCAGGGTGTTGCTGTGCAGTATGCGTTGGGGCAGCCGAAGCAGCGTACGGGTATTGGTGGGTTGCCGTTGAATACGACGGTGGCTATTGCGGTGGGTTTTGGTGTGTTTTTGGTGTGTCAGTTGGCTGGTGCGCGGTGGTGGGGGTTTGTGGTTGTTATTCCGGTTACTGCGTTGGTGGCGGTGTTGATTTCGGTTCGGGTGGCGAATCGGTCGTTGTGGGAGTATGTGCAGATTTTTGTGCGGGATTGGCGTCGGTGTCGGCGGGGGGCTGATGTGTATGTGTCTGGTGGGTTGTCGTTGGTTCCTGGTGGTCGGCGGCGGTTGCCGGGGTTGTTGGCGCGTACTGAGGCTGTGGTGGGGGTTGATGTGTTGGGGCGTGAGTTTGTGGTGGTGGTGGATCGTCCGCGTCGTGAGGCGACGGTGTTGTTGGATGTGACGTTTACGGGGCAGACGGCGATGACGCAGGATGAGCGGAATGCTGCGACGGCGGAGTGGTCGCGGTGGTTGGCGTCGTTGTCGTTGTCGGGGGATGTTGAGCAGGCGGTGGTTGTGGTTGGTGTTCGTCCGGGTAGTGGTCAGTTGGTGGCTGGTGAGGTGTCGTCGATTGTGGATGATCAGGCTCCTGAGATTGCGCGTCGTATTGTTGTGGAGGCTGCGGAGGCGATTTCGCATGCGCGTCCGGAGGTGTCGGGTCATATTGCTGTGACGGTGAAGGTTGATGGGGAGTCGTTGCGGGATGATGCGTTTTTGTCGCAGTTGGGGACTCGGGTTCCGACGTGGTGTTCGTCGTTGCAGTGGGCGGGGGTGTTGGCGGAGCCGATGTCGTATGAGTTGGCGGTGGCGAGGGTGCATTCGTTTTTTAATCCTGCTGCTGAGGCGGATTTTGAGGAGTTGTTGTTGGCTTCTGAGGGGCATGGTGTGGCGTGGGAGGATGCTGGGCCGTTGGTGGCGAGGGTGCGTAGTGGGTGTTATGAGCATGATGGGGTGGTGTCTGTGACGTGGGAGATGCGTGATGCGCCTAGGTCGACGTTTGAGGATACGTTGTTGCGGGGGTTGGTTGCGCCGCATGAGCGTATTGATCGGAAGCGGGTGGTGTTGTGTTATCGGCCGTTTGAGGCTGGTGCGGGTGCGTCGCGTGTGGAGGCGGAGCATCGTGATGCGATGGTTGCTGCTAATTCGTCGAAGAGTATTACGTCGGCGAAGGCTGAGATGCGGTTGGAGCATACGGAGGCTGCGCGTCGTGCGCAGGCGCGGGGTGCGCAGTTGGGTCGGTTTTCGTTGTTTGTGACTGCGACTGTTGGGGATCGTGGGGATTTGTCGCGGGTGTGTCATGATGTGGAGCAGTTGGCTGCGGGGTCGTCGATTCGGTTGCAGGTGATGAAGCATCAGCAGGATGTTGGTTTTCAGGTTACGTGTGGGGTGGGGAAGGTTCCGTGGCCGTATTCGTCGTCGATGGTGGGGATGTAG
- a CDS encoding cutinase family protein: MRHFGVVGLAVLLVSAAVPAVAQSGVSGGRECPRMHMVVVHDAADSAALSDQDHGFLGSIVKPVVDAANPGVKDYSAGFSAAASSVAQPVPSVSGGWKKDVWGTSAPAAASSAATTAPAVSSSVVGSTGVSTTQEQQNDGVAQVSRTYVNVEGFRTGAFIPGVHSETDASWRDHVDGGLKKTSAVVEEIHRTCPDTKLVLLGNSQGAAVVSELARSIGAGEGPVPSSVIAGVATFADPTRAEDWPTTTDRSNAVVKAPAASGQGLATVAEGSASRGYGSLEGKTVSWCVEGDTRCGIKKAAPAVRLAEAANREVDFARNPEASLRYVADVLAPAVALASVETLAEDVQFGGSGFRFSRAASADETLIGRIAVNTESSVDRSDMDRRLVAAGAQLGGMALAAGVTVAKKVITPANIAQIAAASAAGPEAAAVVVGVKVIEAGASLFTAETATSGAVRLLDEAKAGGMEVPEVAEAAVETVVGEAIGDSAYVNQPITDRGQSASGATKTWLAGLAAKELGDDAPEGLVAASRSPEKVSGVRFDKAAVDAAVAGLRKDQG; the protein is encoded by the coding sequence ATGCGTCATTTTGGTGTGGTGGGTTTGGCTGTGTTGTTGGTTAGTGCAGCGGTACCGGCTGTAGCGCAGTCTGGTGTTTCTGGTGGGCGTGAGTGTCCTCGGATGCATATGGTGGTGGTGCATGATGCTGCTGATAGTGCTGCGTTGAGTGATCAGGATCATGGGTTTTTGGGGTCTATTGTGAAGCCGGTGGTGGATGCTGCTAACCCGGGGGTGAAGGATTATTCGGCTGGTTTTTCTGCGGCTGCGTCTTCAGTGGCGCAACCGGTTCCGTCTGTTTCTGGTGGGTGGAAGAAGGATGTGTGGGGTACATCTGCACCGGCTGCTGCTTCGTCGGCTGCAACTACTGCGCCAGCAGTATCGTCGTCGGTAGTGGGGTCTACTGGTGTGTCCACGACTCAGGAGCAACAGAACGATGGGGTTGCTCAGGTAAGTAGGACGTATGTGAATGTGGAGGGATTCCGTACGGGGGCGTTTATCCCGGGTGTGCATTCGGAAACAGATGCATCGTGGCGTGATCATGTAGATGGGGGGTTGAAGAAAACTTCTGCGGTAGTAGAGGAAATTCACCGTACATGTCCTGATACGAAGCTTGTGCTTTTGGGCAATAGTCAGGGTGCTGCGGTTGTGAGTGAGTTGGCGCGGTCGATTGGTGCTGGTGAGGGGCCGGTTCCGTCGTCAGTGATTGCGGGTGTTGCGACGTTTGCGGATCCGACTCGGGCAGAGGATTGGCCTACGACGACTGATCGTTCAAATGCTGTGGTGAAAGCTCCTGCGGCGTCTGGGCAGGGTTTGGCTACGGTGGCGGAGGGTTCTGCGTCTCGTGGGTATGGTTCGTTGGAGGGGAAGACTGTGTCGTGGTGTGTTGAGGGGGATACGCGGTGTGGGATTAAGAAGGCTGCGCCTGCGGTGCGTCTTGCTGAGGCTGCGAATCGTGAGGTGGATTTTGCTCGGAATCCTGAGGCGAGTTTGCGGTATGTTGCGGATGTGTTAGCTCCTGCTGTGGCGTTGGCGTCGGTGGAGACGTTGGCGGAGGATGTTCAGTTTGGTGGTTCTGGGTTTAGGTTTTCTCGTGCGGCATCGGCTGATGAGACGTTGATTGGTCGGATTGCGGTGAATACTGAGTCTTCTGTGGATCGGTCGGATATGGATCGGCGGTTGGTTGCTGCTGGTGCGCAGTTGGGGGGTATGGCGTTGGCTGCTGGTGTGACGGTGGCGAAGAAGGTTATTACGCCTGCGAATATTGCGCAGATTGCTGCGGCGAGTGCGGCGGGTCCGGAGGCTGCTGCGGTGGTTGTTGGTGTGAAGGTGATTGAGGCTGGTGCGTCGTTGTTTACGGCTGAGACGGCGACGTCGGGTGCGGTTCGGTTGTTGGATGAGGCGAAGGCTGGTGGTATGGAGGTTCCTGAGGTTGCTGAGGCTGCTGTGGAGACGGTGGTGGGTGAAGCGATTGGGGATTCTGCGTATGTGAATCAGCCGATTACGGATCGGGGGCAGTCTGCGTCTGGTGCGACGAAGACGTGGCTTGCGGGATTGGCTGCGAAAGAGTTGGGGGATGACGCTCCTGAGGGGCTTGTGGCTGCGTCGCGGTCTCCGGAGAAGGTTTCGGGGGTGCGGTTTGATAAGGCTGCGGTGGATGCTGCTGTTGCTGGTTTGCGGAAGGATCAGGGCTGA
- a CDS encoding helix-turn-helix domain-containing protein: MHTAPQTPRAWSPNACVGKTVSHLLLDRRTTKKELGAALGITGVAIGRKVRGDIGWSLSDLIHVADFFTIDVADLLPIQNPDWKEGDDEQFRWLPAPVKPPKT; encoded by the coding sequence ATGCATACCGCTCCCCAAACCCCTCGCGCATGGTCACCTAATGCGTGTGTTGGAAAGACTGTTAGCCACTTGCTTCTGGATAGGCGAACGACCAAAAAAGAGCTTGGGGCAGCCCTGGGGATTACTGGAGTCGCCATTGGCCGAAAGGTTCGCGGTGATATCGGCTGGTCACTGTCTGACCTAATTCATGTTGCCGACTTTTTCACCATTGATGTGGCGGATTTACTACCCATTCAGAATCCAGATTGGAAAGAAGGGGACGATGAGCAATTCCGCTGGCTGCCGGCGCCGGTGAAACCCCCAAAAACTTAG
- a CDS encoding helix-turn-helix domain-containing protein, translating into MSVKAVAWVLDDLQGLKPGPTLVMLALADFADERNSCFPGQSTIAARARCSKRSVVTYLKELEELGLITVESRFFSNGGSSIRRSSNRYVLHVGRSFGLDDAKSAHSRKTPVQNECADFSHSTLESANSPLSKVQQVALIEPPVIEPTSPLPPVNVSGGGLSGVGEEDFSPMDGDRLGAGAPADGEFRFGFAFDAVAQRPDGEGAFPTSSVSGLGADRRLCDEVVPPGLVSGLSGHDVSRVSARVRELLAAGWSRERLRECVARRPLPERVFSPVGLVLSRLRDDVSACGDSTSEVASGFEWRTAAGRRVKRYEVDWSRVLAVHRRALAAGETVTEHRAEFLWELTGGVVDDFLI; encoded by the coding sequence GTGAGTGTTAAAGCGGTTGCGTGGGTTTTGGATGATCTTCAGGGGTTGAAGCCGGGGCCTACTTTGGTGATGTTGGCGTTGGCTGATTTTGCTGATGAGAGGAATTCATGCTTTCCTGGCCAGTCGACTATCGCAGCTCGTGCGAGATGCTCTAAACGTTCGGTAGTTACATACCTTAAAGAATTAGAAGAGTTGGGCTTGATTACGGTTGAGAGTCGGTTTTTCAGCAATGGTGGAAGTTCAATTCGGCGTAGTTCAAATCGCTATGTTCTTCACGTGGGGCGGTCTTTTGGTCTTGATGATGCAAAATCTGCACATTCGAGGAAAACCCCAGTTCAAAACGAATGTGCAGATTTTTCACATTCGACTCTCGAAAGTGCAAATTCACCCCTCTCGAAAGTGCAACAGGTTGCACTTATAGAACCACCAGTTATAGAACCAACCTCCCCCTTACCCCCAGTGAATGTTTCCGGTGGTGGCCTGTCCGGGGTGGGGGAGGAGGATTTTTCTCCGATGGATGGTGATCGGTTGGGCGCTGGCGCGCCTGCCGACGGTGAGTTTCGGTTTGGGTTTGCGTTTGATGCTGTGGCGCAGCGGCCAGACGGGGAGGGGGCATTTCCCACATCTTCGGTTTCGGGTTTGGGGGCTGATCGTCGGTTGTGTGATGAGGTGGTGCCTCCTGGGTTGGTGTCTGGGTTGTCGGGGCATGATGTGTCTCGGGTTTCAGCTCGGGTGCGTGAGTTGTTGGCTGCGGGGTGGTCTCGGGAGCGGTTGCGTGAGTGTGTGGCTCGCCGTCCGTTACCTGAGCGGGTCTTTTCGCCGGTTGGTTTGGTGTTGAGTAGGTTGCGGGATGATGTGTCAGCGTGTGGTGATTCGACGTCAGAGGTTGCTAGTGGTTTTGAGTGGCGTACTGCTGCGGGGCGTCGGGTGAAGCGGTATGAGGTGGATTGGTCGCGGGTGCTTGCGGTGCATCGGCGGGCGTTGGCTGCTGGTGAGACTGTCACGGAGCATCGTGCGGAGTTTTTGTGGGAGCTGACTGGGGGTGTAGTTGATGATTTCCTTATCTAG
- a CDS encoding DUF6668 family protein produces MAAVLSSINLVAGGLLPVCEEPLWTAVVCEGDSSSFSPAFWLVGAHGGAGCSVLAEMLGPAGDAGQRWPSADEFPLCVVVARASVRELERAHQVVLQGLGGEIGAARLLGLVVVHHVPGKLPKPVRDKLEVLEALTSVWVVPFISGLQVAPLDGLAVWVPGDQVGGGRRRDRKKPVVEQVPPAVVEFGAAVFQAARDAARGAGGSDDEKCCESN; encoded by the coding sequence ATGGCGGCGGTGTTGTCGAGTATTAATTTGGTTGCTGGTGGTTTGTTGCCGGTGTGTGAGGAGCCGTTGTGGACTGCTGTGGTGTGTGAGGGGGATTCGTCGAGTTTTTCTCCTGCGTTTTGGTTGGTTGGTGCTCATGGTGGGGCTGGGTGCAGTGTGCTTGCGGAGATGCTTGGTCCTGCGGGTGATGCGGGGCAGCGGTGGCCGTCGGCGGATGAGTTTCCGTTGTGTGTGGTGGTTGCTCGGGCGTCGGTGCGGGAGTTGGAGCGTGCGCATCAGGTGGTGTTGCAGGGTTTAGGTGGTGAGATTGGTGCTGCTCGGTTGTTGGGGTTGGTGGTGGTTCATCATGTGCCGGGGAAGTTGCCGAAGCCGGTGCGGGACAAGCTTGAGGTGTTAGAGGCGTTGACGTCTGTGTGGGTGGTGCCGTTTATTTCTGGGTTGCAGGTTGCGCCGCTTGATGGGTTGGCGGTGTGGGTTCCTGGTGATCAGGTGGGTGGTGGTCGGCGTCGTGATCGGAAGAAGCCTGTTGTTGAGCAGGTTCCGCCTGCGGTGGTTGAGTTTGGTGCTGCTGTGTTTCAGGCTGCGAGGGATGCTGCTCGTGGTGCTGGTGGCAGTGATGATGAAAAGTGTTGTGAAAGTAATTAA